From a single Sphaeramia orbicularis chromosome 4, fSphaOr1.1, whole genome shotgun sequence genomic region:
- the LOC115418389 gene encoding torsin-1A-interacting protein 2-like isoform X5, whose product MADKGTDTHPQTAAGVIKEEIQSIPSENKQEAQTATAEQEYSEVDSTSPPASTEKENNNYQDKDTHSFNVQGSSSAEDVSVPSTEGSCDISEELSVLNAQENNTSPEEQDNGDKNGETLHESAVTTNKHSVILDKDGSGDKETTEMACSSLMGDQTDGLSSVENEESPEMEDTGEAMSKDDEEEELEKDETPEKQKDSNNSTTTTLRKQVIEEVGPITQEETKPIVPEVAKNLEGHRRYWIPVVIVILVAILVQQLLLHESPPQKKDVRQIDVFLREMTKVKTQFPNQRVELWNRSKIHLQRHFQIAHPTEPVSLILTAGLKAERTLRCLAKGLASAFSTALNASVLHIDGVSKASQDSDQVKLDIDSQLQGAFEGDKPVAVIHRFEELPPGSTLIFYRYCDHENAAYKKTFLIFTILLGEEEIPAKVRLSAVEEMVDDHLQKKFLSHGHPTAFDKMDIDKYGGLWSRISHLILPVAAEEGIEQKGC is encoded by the exons ATGGCAGATAAAGGCACAGATACCCACCCGCAGACGGCAG CAGGTGTCATTAAAGAAGAAATACAATCCATACCTTCGGAAAATAAACAGGAAGCACAAACTGCTACTGCAGAGCAGGAGTACTCTGAAG TAGATTCTACTTCACCACCTGCATCCACAGAGAAAGAGAATAATAACTACCAAGACAAAGATACACACTCATTTAATGTTCAAG GCAGCAGTTCAGCTGAGGATGTGTCAGTGCCTTCTACTGAAGGATCCTGTGACATTTCAGAGGAACTCAGTGTCTTGAATGCACAggaaaacaacacttctcctgaagAACAGGATAATGGGGATAAAAACGGAGAGACACTACATGAGTCAGCAGTGACAACTAACAAACATTC GGTTATTTTAGATAAAGATGGAAGTGGGGATAAAGAAACAACAGAAATGGCCTGTTCATCACTCATGGGTGACCAAACAGATGGACTATCCTCTGTAGAAAATGAAGAATCCCCTGAGATGGAAGACACTGGAGAGGCTATGTCTAAAG atgatgaagaagaagaacttGAGAAAGATGAAACACCTGAGAAACAAAAGGATTCAAACAACAGCACAACAACAACACTCAGAAAGCAAGTCATTGAAGAGGTTGGTCCTATTACTCAGGAAGAGACAAAACCTATTGTTCCAGAGGTTGCTAAAAATCTTGAAg GACATAGAAGATATTGGATCCCAGTTGTTATAGTCATCCTTGTTGCCATTCTGGTGCAACAGCTCCTGCTACATGAGTCACCACCTCAGAAAAAGGATGTCCGACAAATAGATGTGTTCCTCAGGGAAATGACAAAAGTAAAGACTCAGTTCCCCAACCAGCGTGTTGAGCTGTGGAATAGAAGCAAGATCCACCTGCAAAGGCACTTCCAGATTGCTCATCCCACAGAGCCTGTCAGTCTGATCCTGACCGCCGGCCTCAAAGCTGAGAGGACATTACGGTGCTTAGCGAAGGGCCTGGCCTCCGCCTTCTCCACTGCTCTTAACGCCTCTGTTCTCCACATTGATGGGGTCAGCAAAGCCAGTCAGGACAGTGACCAGGTCAAGCTGGACATTGATAGTCAGTTGCAGGGAGCTTTTGAAGGAGACAAACCTGTGGCTGTCATTCACCGCTTTGAGGAGCTACCTCCCGGCTCCACTCTGATTTTCTACCGTTATTGTGACCATGAAAACGCTGCCTATAAGAAAACATTTTTGATCTTCACAATACTGCTCGGAGAAGAGGAGATCCCTGCCAAGGTTCGGTTGAGTGCAGTGGAGGAAATGGTGGATGATCACCTTCAGAAGAAGTTTCTTTCTCATGGCCACCCCACTGCCTTTGACAAGATGGATATTGACAAGTATGGTGGACTGTGGAGCCGCATTTCCCACCTCATCCTGCCAGTGGCAGCAGAGGAAGGGATTGAACAGAAAGGCTGTTAG
- the LOC115418389 gene encoding torsin-1A-interacting protein 2-like isoform X4 yields the protein MADKGTDTHPQTAGVIKEEIQSIPSENKQEAQTATAEQEYSEDSTSPPASTEKENNNYQDKDTHSFNVQGSSSAEDVSVPSTEGSCDISEELSVLNAQENNTSPEEQDNGDKNGETLHESAVTTNKHSDEGPLSDKDGSGDKETTEMACSSLMGDQTDGLSSVENEESPEMEDTGEAMSKDDEEEELEKDETPEKQKDSNNSTTTTLRKQVIEEVGPITQEETKPIVPEVAKNLEGHRRYWIPVVIVILVAILVQQLLLHESPPQKKDVRQIDVFLREMTKVKTQFPNQRVELWNRSKIHLQRHFQIAHPTEPVSLILTAGLKAERTLRCLAKGLASAFSTALNASVLHIDGVSKASQDSDQVKLDIDSQLQGAFEGDKPVAVIHRFEELPPGSTLIFYRYCDHENAAYKKTFLIFTILLGEEEIPAKVRLSAVEEMVDDHLQKKFLSHGHPTAFDKMDIDKYGGLWSRISHLILPVAAEEGIEQKGC from the exons ATGGCAGATAAAGGCACAGATACCCACCCGCAGACGGCAG GTGTCATTAAAGAAGAAATACAATCCATACCTTCGGAAAATAAACAGGAAGCACAAACTGCTACTGCAGAGCAGGAGTACTCTGAAG ATTCTACTTCACCACCTGCATCCACAGAGAAAGAGAATAATAACTACCAAGACAAAGATACACACTCATTTAATGTTCAAG GCAGCAGTTCAGCTGAGGATGTGTCAGTGCCTTCTACTGAAGGATCCTGTGACATTTCAGAGGAACTCAGTGTCTTGAATGCACAggaaaacaacacttctcctgaagAACAGGATAATGGGGATAAAAACGGAGAGACACTACATGAGTCAGCAGTGACAACTAACAAACATTCGGATGAGGGTCCTTTATCAG ATAAAGATGGAAGTGGGGATAAAGAAACAACAGAAATGGCCTGTTCATCACTCATGGGTGACCAAACAGATGGACTATCCTCTGTAGAAAATGAAGAATCCCCTGAGATGGAAGACACTGGAGAGGCTATGTCTAAAG atgatgaagaagaagaacttGAGAAAGATGAAACACCTGAGAAACAAAAGGATTCAAACAACAGCACAACAACAACACTCAGAAAGCAAGTCATTGAAGAGGTTGGTCCTATTACTCAGGAAGAGACAAAACCTATTGTTCCAGAGGTTGCTAAAAATCTTGAAg GACATAGAAGATATTGGATCCCAGTTGTTATAGTCATCCTTGTTGCCATTCTGGTGCAACAGCTCCTGCTACATGAGTCACCACCTCAGAAAAAGGATGTCCGACAAATAGATGTGTTCCTCAGGGAAATGACAAAAGTAAAGACTCAGTTCCCCAACCAGCGTGTTGAGCTGTGGAATAGAAGCAAGATCCACCTGCAAAGGCACTTCCAGATTGCTCATCCCACAGAGCCTGTCAGTCTGATCCTGACCGCCGGCCTCAAAGCTGAGAGGACATTACGGTGCTTAGCGAAGGGCCTGGCCTCCGCCTTCTCCACTGCTCTTAACGCCTCTGTTCTCCACATTGATGGGGTCAGCAAAGCCAGTCAGGACAGTGACCAGGTCAAGCTGGACATTGATAGTCAGTTGCAGGGAGCTTTTGAAGGAGACAAACCTGTGGCTGTCATTCACCGCTTTGAGGAGCTACCTCCCGGCTCCACTCTGATTTTCTACCGTTATTGTGACCATGAAAACGCTGCCTATAAGAAAACATTTTTGATCTTCACAATACTGCTCGGAGAAGAGGAGATCCCTGCCAAGGTTCGGTTGAGTGCAGTGGAGGAAATGGTGGATGATCACCTTCAGAAGAAGTTTCTTTCTCATGGCCACCCCACTGCCTTTGACAAGATGGATATTGACAAGTATGGTGGACTGTGGAGCCGCATTTCCCACCTCATCCTGCCAGTGGCAGCAGAGGAAGGGATTGAACAGAAAGGCTGTTAG